In one Oncorhynchus nerka isolate Pitt River linkage group LG7, Oner_Uvic_2.0, whole genome shotgun sequence genomic region, the following are encoded:
- the LOC115132022 gene encoding probable G-protein coupled receptor 173, with amino-acid sequence MANGNESSEGLGGPMAAVVATTGGMAVGGPSSVVSTYIKLVLLGLIICISLVGNLVVSLLVLRDRALHKAPYYFLLDLCLADTIRSAVCFPFVLVSIKNGSAWTYSVLSCKVVAFMAVLFCFHAAFMLFCISMTRYMAIAHHRFYSKRMTFWTCVAVVCMVWTLSVAMAFPPVFDVGTYKFIREEDQCIFEHRYFKANDTLGFMLMLAVLILATHVVYMKLLLFEYKHRKMKPVQMVPAISQNWTFHGPGATGQAAANWIAGFGRGPMPPTLLGIRQNLHNQNRRLLGMEEFKAEKQLGRMFYVITLLFLVLWSPYIVACYWRVFVKACTIPHRYLSTTVWMSFAQAGVNPIVCFFLNKDLKKGLLAHLPACCRTKPHLPREPYFVM; translated from the coding sequence ATGGCCAATGGCAACGAGAGCAGCGAGGGGCTTGGCGGTCCCATGGCTGCAGTGGTGGCCACGACGGGAGGAATGGCAGTCGGGGGCCCATCGTCGGTCGTGTCCACATACATCAAACTGGTCCTACTGGGTCTGATCATCTGCATCAGCCTGGTGGGCAACCTGGTGGTGTCTCTGCTGGTCCTCAGGGACCGGGCCCTGCACAAGGCCCCCTACTACTTCCTGTTGGACCTGTGCCTGGCCGACACCATCCGCTCGGCCGTCTGCTTCCCCTTCGTGCTGGTGTCCATTAAGAACGGCTCGGCCTGGACCTACAGCGTGCTCAGCTGCAAGGTGGTGGCCTTCATGGCCGTGCTCTTCTGCTTCCATGCCGCCTTCATGCTCTTTTGCATCAGCATGACACGTTACATGGCCATCGCCCACCACCGCTTCTACTCCAAGCGCATGACCTTCTGGACGTGCGTGGCAGTGGTGTGCATGGTGTGGACGCTGTCAGTGGCCATGGCCTTCCCACCCGTCTTCGATGTGGGCACCTACAAGTTCATCCGCGAGGAGGACCAGTGCATCTTCGAGCACCGCTACTTTAAGGCAAACGACACACTGGGCTTTATGCTGATGCTGGCCGTGCTGATCTTGGCCACGCACGTGGTCTACATGAAGCTGCTGCTCTTCGAGTACAAGCACCGCAAGATGAAGCCTGTCCAGATGGTGCCAGCCATCAGCCAAAACTGGACCTTCCACGGGCCCGGCGCTACCGGCCAGGCAGCAGCCAACTGGATCGCAGGCTTTGGCCGGGGCCCCATGCCACCCACCCTGCTGGGCATCCGGCAGAACTTGCACAACCAGAACCGGCGCCTGCTGGGCATGGAGGAGTTCAAGGCAGAGAAGCAGCTTGGCAGGATGTTCTACGTGATCACCCTGTTGTTCCTGGTGCTGTGGTCGCCCTACATAGTGGCCTGCTACTGGCGGGTGTTTGTCAAGGCCTGCACCATACCGCACCGATACCTCTCCACCACCGTATGGATGAGCTTTGCCCAGGCAGGGGTCAACCCCATCGTCTGCTTCTTCCTCAACAAGGACCTGAAGAAGGGGCTCCTGGCCCACCTGCCAGCCTGCTGTAGGACTAAACCTCATCTGCCCCGAGAGCCTTACTTTGTCATGTGA